In Candidatus Thorarchaeota archaeon, the following proteins share a genomic window:
- a CDS encoding slipin family protein: MQAINMFFLTLTLIVVAFFLLMFVASGIKVLKEWERVAILRLGKFRHIRGPGVIWVTPILDKIAMKVSLRLQTYAFKTERSLTKDNVPVVVDAVMYFRVIDVEKAILSVERYTVAVELAAQTTLRETTGKVTLDELLSERDAIASHLQELIDEKTEHWGVKTSAIEIRDVVIPSQLQDAMSREAQAERERRARKTLAQAELEAAKAMEEAAEVYKDSKYGFVLRTWNIMAELSKNANLIVMVPTNIPEVGAATATSVAMQAGTGGLKVPKDKGTVE; this comes from the coding sequence TTGCAAGCAATTAACATGTTTTTTCTTACGTTAACACTCATAGTGGTAGCATTCTTTCTCTTGATGTTCGTCGCTAGCGGCATCAAGGTGCTCAAGGAGTGGGAGCGTGTAGCCATCCTTCGGCTTGGTAAGTTCAGGCATATCCGGGGACCTGGTGTTATCTGGGTTACTCCGATACTTGATAAGATAGCCATGAAGGTCTCACTTCGTCTGCAGACCTATGCGTTCAAGACTGAACGATCTTTGACCAAGGATAACGTACCCGTCGTAGTTGACGCAGTCATGTATTTCCGGGTCATCGATGTCGAAAAAGCCATTCTCAGTGTCGAGCGGTACACTGTCGCTGTTGAACTAGCAGCACAGACAACGCTCAGAGAGACCACAGGCAAAGTGACCTTAGATGAACTACTGTCAGAGAGAGATGCTATCGCGTCACATTTGCAGGAGTTGATCGATGAGAAAACCGAACACTGGGGCGTTAAGACCTCGGCTATAGAGATCAGAGACGTCGTTATACCCTCACAACTGCAGGACGCCATGAGCAGAGAAGCTCAGGCTGAAAGAGAGCGCCGTGCCAGGAAGACTCTGGCTCAGGCAGAACTCGAAGCGGCAAAGGCCATGGAGGAAGCTGCTGAGGTGTATAAGGATTCAAAATATGGCTTTGTTCTCCGTACCTGGAATATAATGGCTGAACTTTCAAAAAACGCCAATCTCATCGTCATGGTCCCAACGAACATACCAGAAGTGGGAGCAGCTACAGCGACATCCGTAGCAATGCAAGCTGGGACTGGTGGGCTGAAGGTGCCGAAGGATAAGGGTACGGTGGAGTAA